In the genome of Candoia aspera isolate rCanAsp1 chromosome 4, rCanAsp1.hap2, whole genome shotgun sequence, the window AGATAAGTGAAGATACAAACCTGTGTGGGTGAGAATATAGCACTATGTTCCAAGCTAAGGGACCATCCAGTACAGCCTCTTCTAATGTATGTACAGAAATCAGTATCTTTAAACTGCTGCTACTTCATGGGGAGTAAATTGGGAAGTAAAATTGTTCATACATTGCACCAAGTCATGGTTTGCTTTAACCATGTTTTTCATACATGGTTATTAAACCAATGGCTGGGATCACATGTAGCAATAAGTTATAATGCAATCGATGTGCTTTTGATTTAGCAGTATGTGTGAACcaagtgggaggagatgggcggtgacaaatttgacaaataaataaataaatgtgtgaacCAAGCAAAAATTTTGTTACTTCTTCATGGGTGACCATATCACTGTAGTTATGCAAATAACAAACTTCTTGTAGTACTTTAAATAACAACACGATCATTATGGCATAAGTTTTAATGGAATAgagtctattttaaaaaatacttttgtcATTGGTAGGAATATGGgtataaagaaaaaattaatagTGAAGCCAAATGGTCATGAACGGGAAGTGCTATTCAATTAAAGCATAAATgtatagaaaataataatttcttgttACAACAGCAGTAATTTGTGTTATCAGTATAATCCCAGCATTATCAGTGTAATAAAAACCTGTAGTAGGACAGGAACCGGCTGGCTCAAATCTGAAGTTCAAACTTCAAATTCAATTAATTTCTATCCATTTGGGACTAAATAGAGACATGATTTTCTTTCTTGCTCTTGTAATTTAACATGCTAGGTAGATTGTGGTCTAATGATGAATATTCCCTctaatacaaaatatgaaatattttgtaaACTTTTAAGCTTTAATTTTTCTTGACATTGCATTTCAGAACCATTGGGCCCTTTGTGTTTTTAGTTCCTCTTGTCTTTACCTTatgatatatgtatgtgtatgtatccCTTTGTATCTCTCATTGGCTCTCATTCAATGAATCTTTAAATTCAGTCATAGAAATATCTGTGAATGAGCTGGAAATAAGAAGTAATTTCAACCCTCAACAAATCCTATGAATTTGAATGTTAGTTGAACAGGATTCACACACTGTACATGTCTCAACTCTTGGATTATCTGCTGAGAGGTCACGTGTGGTCAAAGTAGGGAGCTTAGAACAAAGTTCTAAAACAGAACAGCCTTAGCAAAACTCAAGACTTGTTACCTGTATTTTGATCTCTATCAGCTTCTCAGTGTTTCCTAGGGCACATGCTACATCATCCTTTATTCTAAtcaatctaatcaatcaatcaatagtagTTTTATGTCTTTACATATATTTACAGGCAAACAATTACAGATTATGTTACAAGGgattgtatctattttattccatATATGTTGCTCAGGTATTTCCAAACAATTCATTTGAAGATGTGATCATACAGATTTACCTGAATATGTTCTTCCACGGTGTCACTTGTGGATTTAGTAgtcattttttcctatttctttttttacatatTCTATAAAGCAATATCATGTCTCTCCGAAGTTTCTGAGtcttttttatttgcattattattGCTCTTGatttattgttaataataatCAAACAACTAAAAAGTCCAAGAAAACTACTAGCTTGCTAATTTGTCATAAGCAGTTATAATAGAAGTCAGTTGAACAACTGCAGTTTGTTTTCAAATCTATACATATGATTTGCCATGCAAGAATGAGCATTAATTTTCATttcccttctcccttttttctttcaggaagcAAAGAGCAACACGGGGACATCCATTGTGCAGAGATCCAAGGTAGTTATcactcctttctcttctttttggcATGATTACTTCAAGAAGTTGCGGCTGTAAAATAAGTAACCTGTTTAAGGCTGGGAGTTCAAATTATTTGAATCATTCCTATCTTTGATCATAGGAATGGTCAGAGCTAGGTGGCTTATTTATCTCTCAGCTACAAAAGTAGTCAGTCTCTTTCTCAGCAAACTTAacccaaaaggggaggttggagacttgTCAGGTTGAGCTTGTCTGGATAATAAGGCAGACAGTACCAACCCTTCTTTCACAGGTGCATTCACCACCACCCTTACTCAGCCACCTGTTACTTCCCAGGCACCTTTTACCATCCAAGAAGGGCAGAGATCCAGACTGCAGATGGTGGAACTGATATTGCAAAGActctccacttcctcaggaccagCAGGTTCAAACTTATCCCAGATTACTTTGCAAGAGGTTACTTTGTCACCTCTACAGGATCTGCTCAACCAGCATCTAACTGAACAATTTTCTCCTCCAGGTGCCCAGTGAACTCTTCAGAGTGGCTCAATAAATGCTTTTCTGGCCCTCCTTCGGCAAAAAGTTCTGATTCTCTCTGAATAGAGCCACTCTAGGATGTGATAAGAGCAGAGATATCTTGTTCTTGCCACCATGGTATAGGCTCAAACCCAAACTCTTATCACTGTTCAGGCAGATTTACATTACTGCAGGCATCTCCTCTGTTACATAATGGCCCAAAGCTCCTGAGTAAACCAAGGAAATCCCCTGGATCAGTGAGCAGGAGAAGCTGCTCAGGTACAGCCTTGTCAAACGCTACTGCCCTCTACATATTCTGGGATACAACTAAGGCCTCAGCCGAACTGCCCACCTTGGACTCAAGAAATTTTACTTGGAAGCCAAGTCATTCCATTAGACCCTTGGACATTAATTGTACTAATGAAATTGTTCTTGTTAGCTTTTCTTtaataataaactgaaatattatttaaataagcaTGGGTATtactgaaataacaacaacagttttGGCCAAGTCAAAATATGAGTGAGGGGGTTGCCACTAACTGCAGTTTCCAACTCTAACCGTCCTTCTTCAAGGACAGCACGAGGtaaaacacattgcagtagtcaaactGTGAAATGGTAAGTGGGTGAGTCACTGCTGCAAGGCCATCCTGATCCTAAAAAGCTGAGAACTGATGTACCAGTCAAAGCTGTGAGGCCAGCCTCTTTTCAAACGTAGTGCCTCTGTCTCTTCAGATCACATTCTTTTATCTGTGTGCAACATATTTATAGAACACATGTGTATGGCAATAGCAACAGAATAATTTATCTTCAGGCATAAACTACATTTTATGCAGAGTATTATAATTTGATACCTTTGATACTTTTAAACCTCAATTTTGGAAGGCAAGTTGATGGAGAGAGGTAACTCTCTttttagatgtttttaaaaatatcttcacTAAAGGCCAGTTGAACTAAGTACATGAATTTCCATCtgtggttttaaaattttaaatagaaaCAATGTGGGAAGATTAGGATTAAGGATTGTGCTACAGAATGAGATTTAGTCCCAGTCCTAGTGAAAATCACTTCCCACTTCCTACAAGCTGTTAATTTGATCAGGAGTGAAGTTTTCATTGGCACAATATGCactagggttaaaaaaaaaaaagcagaaaaacaaaaaaattagagCCTAGTAAAATGGAATTTGAGTTCACATCCATCTGAAAAATTGGAGCAATTGTTAGGTAAGGTAGAAAGAGCCAGCTAAAATGCTATAACCATGTTACCCATTcttcatgttatttttttcctgtcttttgcCTCTTAATGTATATTCAATTATAGGTTATTGCAGCATTCTTCCACCTGGGGGCTTCTTCAAATGCTGGCCTATGATAACCATTATCTCCAACCTCTAGTAGTCATGTTGGCTGAAGCAATATGAAATTATAGTTCAGGATAGTTCAGGATAGCTAGAAGACACTATGGTAGAGGAGGCGGTTTAGTGCTGAGTCCTTTACAATGGTTTTCAACAGCGCTTTgttttgctatttattatttatttatttaatttttatcccccctttattatttttataaataactcaaggcagcaaacatacctaatactcctattATTTTGCACTCTGAATTCCAGTGCCCTTCACTTCTTAGACTTGGAACGTTCTTCATAAGCTACTGCTAACAGTAGCTTACGTCAGCTATTAAAGCACTTAAAAAACCAAGCTGCCTCTCAAGATTGCATTTATTTACTACTAGCCAAACATATCTGAAGTTAGGAAGCCTGGCATATGAATCAAAGCATGCCCTAGTCAAACAGCTTTGAAATTGTATCTTTACAATTAAATCACTGGTAGTTGTACATTGTCCTTTTCCCTTGCCACCTCCTTTTCTGGAACTTAATTTTACCCACATCATCTTCAGTCATTCAGCCTGAAGGCCCAGGTGAAGGAGACGTGCAGTGCCTGCCAGAAAACTGTCTATCCTATGGAGCGCCTGGTCGCTGATAAATTTGTCTTCCATAACTCCTGCTTTTGCTGTAAGCATTGCCACACCAAACTAAGGTAAGGGAAAAGTGAAAAGCTTTCCTCTTTTGCTTTGGGGAGCAAGCAAGGTAAAGGGAATATGGGGTTGGGGGTGAATCTCTTTGGAAACTCCTGGTTGTTGACTCTGACATTAATTGTAATTCCATCCCACCCCATTCAACAGCCCAATAAGGAACTGAGAATAGGTTCAGCTCTGACAAAACTGTTTGATATGACATCTCATATTTTTCAGCTTCTGTACCATGCACTGAATGCTACCCAGAGTGTGCCAAATATGTTGGCTTGAGTCAGAggagtattttcctttttctttaagggCAACCATATCAAGGTTATTTAAGatcccatttttttcagctttaGACAGTTGTTAAAATTTAAAGCACAGGACAAGGGGGTATTAATCTTTTCTCAGTCTGCTGAAGttgttaaaagaaattaaagaaataggAGATTTtgctatgaggaaaaaaaagcttaGTATCTATTCGCAGAGAGCAGTACcacctagctgatcttggctgatctagaaaaagTTAAGCAGAGTTGGACATGCTTTGTACCTGAATAGATGAAACTGAAAATTATCTCAGAAAAaagtaatggcaaactacttctgtattgttgccaagaaaatcacatggatgtTGAGTTTGCATCAAATAAGACTTGACTCTACTAAGCTTAGTCATAGCACAGGAATTGTCAAAAACAGGACTAATTTAGGCTT includes:
- the LIMD2 gene encoding LIM domain-containing protein 2 — translated: MFQAKGPSSTASSNEAKSNTGTSIVQRSKSFSLKAQVKETCSACQKTVYPMERLVADKFVFHNSCFCCKHCHTKLSLGSYAALHGEFYCKPHYQQLFKSKGNYDEGFGRKQHKQLWLQKEVENGTDTA